One Rhinopithecus roxellana isolate Shanxi Qingling chromosome 7, ASM756505v1, whole genome shotgun sequence DNA segment encodes these proteins:
- the F8A1 gene encoding factor VIII intron 22 protein: protein MRRSQPGQAPPPIPLFAHHQGKGQARAGERARARRQPAKGDAGHVAPPRPARPPAAAARPEVRGAASMAAAAAGLVGGAGPGPEAGDFLARYRLVSNKLKKRFLRKPNVAEAGEQFGQLGRELRAQECLPYAAWCQLAVARCQQALFHGPGEALALTEAARLFLRQERDARQRLVCPAAYGEPLQAAASALGAAVRLHLELGQPAAAAALCLELAAALRDLGQPAAAAGHFQRAAQLQLPQLPLAALQALGEAASCQLLARDYTGALAVFTRMQRLAREHGSHPVQSLPPPPPPGPQPGPGTGATPALPAALLPPNSGSAAPSPAALGAFSDVLVRCEVSRVLLLLLLQPPPAKLLPEHAQTLEKYSWEAFDSHGQESSGQLPEELFLLLQSLVMATHEKDTEAIKSLQVEMWPLLTAEQNHLLHLVLQETISPSGQGV, encoded by the coding sequence ATGCGCCGCTCACAGCCCGGCCAGGCCCCGCCTCCGATCCCGCTCTTTGCACATCACCAGGGCAAGGGGCAGGCTCGGGCTGGGGAGCGGGCGCGGGCACGCCGGCAGCCCGCCAAGGGGGACGCAGGGCACgtcgccccgccccgccccgcccgtcCGCCAGCTGCGGCAGCGCGTCCGGAAGTGCGTGGGGCGGCGAGCATGGCGGCAGCGGCGGCCGGCCTGGTCGGCGGCGCCGGCCCGGGACCCGAGGCCGGGGACTTCCTGGCCCGCTACCGGCTGGTATCGAACAAGCTGAAGAAGCGGTTCCTGCGGAAGCCGAACGTGGCGGAGGCCGGCGAGCAGTTCGGACAGCTGGGCCGGGAGCTGCGCGCCCAGGAGTGTCTGCCGTACGCGGCCTGGTGCCAGCTGGCGGTGGCGCGCTGCCAGCAGGCGCTCTTCCACGGGCCCGGGGAGGCGCTGGCCCTCACCGAGGCCGCCCGCCTCTTCCTGCGGCAGGAGCGCGACGCGCGCCAGCGCCTGGTCTGCCCCGCCGCCTACGGGGAGCCGCTGCAGGCCGCCGCCAGCGCCCTGGGCGCCGCGGTGCGTCTGCACCTCGAGCTGGGCCagccggccgccgccgccgccctctGCCTCGAGCTGGCCGCCGCCCTGCGCGACCTGGGCCAGCCGGCCGCCGCCGCCGGTCACTTCCAGCGCGCCGCCCAGCTCCAGCTGCCCCAGCTGCCCCTGGCCGCGCTGCAGGCGCTCGGCGAGGCCGCTTCCTGCCAGCTGCTGGCGCGCGACTACACCGGCGCCCTGGCGGTCTTCACGCGCATGCAGCGCCTGGCGCGGGAGCACGGCAGCCACCCGGTGCAGTCACtgccgccgcccccgccgccggggCCCCAGCCCGGGCCCGGGACCGGGGCGACGCCCGCCCTACCGGCCGCGCTGCTTCCTCCGAACTCCGGCTCGGCGGCGCCCTCTCCCGCCGCCCTGGGCGCCTTCTCGGACGTGCTGGTCCGCTGCGAGGTGTCCCGcgtgctgctgctgctcctcctgcAACCACCGCCGGCCAAGCTGCTGCCGGAGCACGCCCAGACCCTGGAGAAGTACTCCTGGGAGGCTTTTGACAGCCACGGGCAGGAGAGCAGCGGCCAGCTTCCCGAGGAGCTCTTTCTGCTGCTCCAGTCTTTGGTCATGGCTACCCACGAAAAGGACACGGAAGCCATCAAGTCGCTGCAGGTGGAGATGTGGCCACTGTTGACTGCTGAGCAGAACCACCTCCTTCACCTCGTTCTGCAAGAAACCATCTCCCCCTCAGGACAGGGAGTCTGA
- the LOC115898653 gene encoding histone H2A-Bbd type 2/3 isoform X1: MSGRRSHRRSSGAGGRGRTCSRTVRVELSFSVSQVERGLREGHYAQRLSPTAPVYLAAVIEYLTAKVLELAGNEAQNHGERNITPLLLDMAVHNDSLLSTLFDTTTISQVAPGGD; the protein is encoded by the coding sequence ATGTCGGGGAGGAGGAGCCATCGCCGGTCCTCCGGGGCTGGCGGCCGGGGGCGGACCTGCTCTCGCACCGTCCGAGTGGAGCTTTCGTTTTCGGTGAGCCAGGTGGAGCGCGGTCTACGGGAGGGCCACTACGCTCAGCGCCTGAGTCCCACGGCGCCGGTCTACCTCGCTGCGGTTATCGAGTACCTGACCGCCAAGGTCCTGGAGCTGGCGGGGAACGAGGCCCAGAACCACGGAGAGAGGAACATCACTCCACTGCTACTGGACATGGCGGTTCACAACGACAGCCTGCTGAGCACCCTCTTTGACACAACCACTATCTCTCAAGTGGCCCCCGGCGGGGACTAG
- the LOC115898653 gene encoding histone H2A-Bbd type 2/3 isoform X2, whose product MIPSIGNLQNRLTSTDRKQIDKWLPGAIGNVERGLREGHYAQRLSPTAPVYLAAVIEYLTAKVLELAGNEAQNHGERNITPLLLDMAVHNDSLLSTLFDTTTISQVAPGGD is encoded by the exons ATGATTCCATCTATAGGAAATCTCCAAAACAGGCTAACCTCTACGGACAGAAAGCAGATTGAcaagtggttgccaggggctatcGGGAAC GTGGAGCGCGGTCTACGGGAGGGCCACTACGCTCAGCGCCTGAGTCCCACGGCGCCGGTCTACCTCGCTGCGGTTATCGAGTACCTGACCGCCAAGGTCCTGGAGCTGGCGGGGAACGAGGCCCAGAACCACGGAGAGAGGAACATCACTCCACTGCTACTGGACATGGCGGTTCACAACGACAGCCTGCTGAGCACCCTCTTTGACACAACCACTATCTCTCAAGTGGCCCCCGGCGGGGACTAG